The Aspergillus oryzae RIB40 DNA, chromosome 5 genome segment CATGTCCATCATCACGCATCCATGCCACGTCCGCCTACGAATTTCAGACTCCAACGGTGATAATGTAGCGAGAATATCTGATCTATGCAGTCCGAGGACGACGGCCACCCTGCAGGCGTTCCCGACAGAATGCCAGCAACGGCTAGGATACGGAGAGCTCTGCAGAAAAAGTGCTGTGATCAGTAAAGTCTGCACCACGCCGAGGGTGTTGATGTCCAAGAAATCGAGCCCGATGAATTTCTTTGctcgaaggaagaaagagtttGCGACAgcctcagcttcttctgggGCAATGTCTGCAAACTGACAGCCTAAAGCAAAGATCAAATTCAGGGCACACTGGAACACGATGGATTTAGGTCCCGACTCCGCGCTCGAGCCCAGTCCAACCTGTAAAACCGTAGGAGCTGCGATGATTGGCTCGTCCTCTGCGCGCCAGAGATTCCGATAGGCCGCTTCGAAGGACGGACGGTGGAAAAACGGGTAGAGATTAAAGACTTTATCGAAAAAGTGTTTTACAAGTTGATCTGCAAACGCTCGCGGCGGTAACAAAAAATCATCGATCCCGTAGTTGTCGGATGTGTCCTGAAGCCTGCTGTATCGTGTTTCGGCTGAAGTGCCTGCTGGCCGCGAGGGCATCCTTTGCCATGCAAAACGCATGAGAGAGGCCGTCGATGAAGTGCCATAGTATTGGAGTCGGGTGGACCCCCGTTGCTCTTCACTTCCTGCCCCTGACAGGATGATTTGGCCCATACCCGCTATGTGGCCTTCGCCCTCATCAAATAATGGAGATTCATAGATATCTGtagcatcttcttctgccgaCCTAGTGTGGCTGTTGTCATGTTCACCTTGAGTGCCTGGCAGTATGCACGCCGGAGCCAGCCTGGTATTGGACGTTACAGGGGTCGGATTCTGCCCCATAGATTCATGTTCTGAATGGCGGGGAGCGGAGGACAAGCTGGCCCCTTGTGGTGGCGTCTCGCCGTGTCCGGTGGAGTCAAGGGGCAGTCCACTTTGTGGAGTTGAGGGATTGTGGACAACTACCCCGGCCCTTGAACAGATATCTTCCAAGTCTTTGATTCGCTGATGAAGAGCATGGAGGTATCTAGTATGCATTAGAAgaaggaggtcatcatcTATGCCGGCGTATGCATGTAGAGTAGACTTACTCGTCCCTGCTTGTGGACCGGGAGTTTTCCGGGTTATAGACACACTGATCATTCCGATATGAACGCCTCACGCATGGTCCACATATGGGCTTTGTTCCGTCACagcggatcttcttctccctaCACGAGTTACACGCCAAGGCGATCTTGGAGCGTGTTCTAGATCGCCTTTTCCCCTCGTCGACAGCTTTAAGAGGCATCTTGTGGGTATGGAAACCCGAGTGTTCGATTAGCAGCGCAGAGTAATCAACTCGTGAGGTGTCAACCTTGCGGAGAGGAGTTAAATTGCTTTACAAGGCGTTGTTGCTAAGCACGGGTCCGTTCCGGTCTTGTCTCCACATTTTCACCATATTGTGGGTCTATACGCTTATCCCGGCCAATAACAATACGTATTTCGGCTAGGTCAAAGTCATCAATGAGAGGTGTAGGCATTGACCGGATTCCTTCCGTGGGCAGACTGACTGTGGATGTCGAGGAGCCAGTTCATTGCTGAACACCTGACCTTGGGCCTCTTTTGATATGGCTGGGCAACCCTCTGGCATCATGTTGAGTCCGAGGCAGGGACATCCCATATGTCTGAAAGCCGAGGCTACGGTCGGCTTACTTGTCTTTTATCCCTATGAATACCGCGTATGGAAGGTCTTCTAAATCACCGCCTGACTCTATCTCAAATTGTGAACAACTAAAAGAATGACGCACAAACCGGCAGCATACaggaaattttctttcctttttaccctCTTATTCCGGATTTTGCCAAGCGCAGCATTCAGAATCCCCGGGGCCATTGTTAGGGCATTATTAAAAAAGCTGCCTCTTGGGCTATCCATATGGAATGGTTTCGTTGGAGCTTTGATGGACAACACTCCCCCAGACGAGCTTCAGGCCATTCTTCCATCCACGATTGACACCTATAATGCATGGGTGTCGTCCAATGGGGCTACTCATGCAGTAGATGTTCTGCCTGCTGACAACTCAACTCGGCTACTGTGGATTGGTCCAaggaaggcgaagaatgTAGTCCTCTTTTTCCACGGTATGATACACCACTTTCACTTCGGGACTTTACTGACCATCTAGGGGGCGGCTATGTGATGCCCCTTTCCAAAGGGCATTTGGAATGGATGGCACACGTGAGGAAGGAGGCTCTTAATGCGGGGATTCAGCTCAGTGTGTGTATTCTAGAATACGGTaagtgaagaaaaggaaaatgcaaTGAAGGTGAGGAAAGAATTAATAATAGATTCGCCAGACTTGATCCCCGCCAATCCGTATCCAAGGCAAATGTCGCAAGGCATTTTTGCCTTCGAATATCTTATTGATTTGGGTTATAAACCATATGAGGTAGTGATTTGCCACACATTACATGTTAGTCACTGATCTAATATCACTTTCTTTTAGATTGCCTTCGGAGGTGACTCTGCAGGAGGACACCTGTCATTGAGTCTCATGgcccatctccatcatcctcgacCCACAGATCACGAAATGAAGAATCTCGTTGATCTGCATGGCACTGTTAAAGGTTGCTTCCTTGTGTCTCCTCTGACATCGTTCGATTTCACAACTGCGGCGTATCAAAAAAGGTTCAATGCCGATATTTTAAGCAGGAAGGTTGTGCATAAATGGGGAGACTACCTTGTGGAAAACTCTCCCTGGCTAGAAGAGATTTCTGCAGGTAGTGGCTGGGGAATGGCACTGGATGTGCCGGAAAGCTGGTGGCGGAATTTTAAGGCTGTTGATCGTATTCTATTGACAGGTGGTTATGAAGAGGTCTTCAGTGATCACATACAGCAGCTGGGAAATATGTTAAAAAGGCAAAGCCAAGGGACTGTGACGCTCCATATGGGCAACGAAACCCACGATACACCATTGATGGATTTCATATCAGGCAGGCGCCCGAGTGAAACGACCAACACCATTACGAGTTTTGTGATATCTTGCTTCAAAGGATAAATATCACTGTTTTGGTAGATAGAGCAATTTGAGCTTTGATACAGACTAACAAATCAGCTATTCTGGGAGACAGGAAATTCATTAAGCAAACCCAAGGGGAAGTCTCCATCTCAGTGGTTTCAATGAGCGATTCACAAAGCGGTTGAACTTTTCATAGACTTTAAATCTCAAATTAGGCGCTTAGCATCTTCTAACACACCTAGCCGTGCTCCTTCCTCCAGTATTAAGCTGGTATGCTGCTCACTTCTCGGAGTGACCTTGACAGGGAAAGGCTCCACCGTCTTGTGGTGATTCAAACGCTTCGAGTCGTAGGGTCCAGCCTACTGTGTATTAGCTATTGCCGTTGTATAATCTTATTCCCAACTTACTGCTTCGTAGTTGTAGCAGAACACCAAGCGAGCAACATTGATGAATAAGCCCTGAAACGCCAATCGATAGCCAACGCAAATACGACGGCCACCTCCAAATTGCCAAAGTCCATGTGCAGCGTCAGTTTCATGTCCGTCAAGCCACCGTTCAGGCTTGAAGTCTTCTGGATCCTCACACTCGTTGCACACCGGGATCTCGTTGATCACAAACCCCACGCCTGCCGGGAAATTATAACCCTCAAATTCCATGTCGGATGTAAGCACATGGTCGGGGGTAAAGGAGAAAATTGGCCGCCAACGCAGGAGCTCCTTGATCATAGCGCATATATAGGGCATGTTCCCCAGATCATCAATACCAGGTAGGCGGAAGTTCTTTGTCGTGCTACATTGGCTGTCCACCTCTTCTCTGGCCTTTTGGAACTTGTCTGGGAAACAAAGCGCCGCCATAGCGAAGATGTTGAGCGCTTCTCTTGTCGTGTCTGATCCAGCTTCGAGGAGCTGTAGAGCAACGTACATGGCCTCCTGATCATTCCCCGTGAACTTGGTATCCGGGTGCAAGAGAACGTCCCGTACCCATGATGGAGGCGCTGTCCCGttttccaccttctctcgAGCTGGAATCCACCATGATTTGTAGACCTCTTCATTCCAAtctccaagcttctcccagTGCTTCCGCCACGGCTGCAACATACGAGGCAGCTTATCTAGTTCTGGGAACCAGTCAACTAGGCTGGTTCCAATACTGCCAACAAAATGAGTAACCACGTCTTGTAACTCCGCAAGCTCTTTTCCCGATTTCACCAGTCGCTCACCTAGTGCGATACGATGAACCACAGAGTTTGCATATCGATAATGGTGGCGATACCACCGCTCTGGCTGGAACAAGTATTCTGCAAGCATCTGAGTGCTCTCAAGCTCCTGCCACGAGCCATACTGCTTCATGGCGGTTCCGCTCAGAAGAGAGTGCATTACACGTCGTTTTTCCATCCATTGCGCAGGAGGGAGCAGTAAGGAGCGCCCGTCTCGGCTAACTATCCCACTAGCTATGGGCATCGGGCTTCGTCCATTAGTGAGGGAGCCGCGTTTTGCGATAATTTCTGAGACTACGCGTTTGCTGTTCAGCAAAATCCAGGTTTTGGAGCCTAGGTGCAGCGTGGTCATTTCGCCATATTTCGCGAGATCCTTGTGCTGTGTACTGTCAGTCTTTGAACTATCTTGAACAAGGGTATAAACTCACTATTCTATGCTCTTCGTCCTCCCGGACCTTTTGAAGATATAAAAGACTGCCGAATATGGGTACCCCTTGGGGACCAGGGGGAAGCTTCCATTTCTTGCCTTGGGGTGATCTGCGCTTTCCAACGGGTTTGAAGATTTCTTGGATGATCAAGAATATTAATCCTAGGCAAGCAGCAATACTAACAAAAGCCGCAGTAATTGGACTTTCGTttgcagctgcagagataTGTGCATGGATTGATGCTCCCATTGTGATAGCTCCCGTACGAGGTAGGCGGATTAGGGTTGTGAGCACGTTCATTTACCATCACCCTTGAACTTATATCAACCACACGATTGCAATCGGGAGTGATCCGAGAAAAAACGCTACCAAAACACCTCGCATAAATATTTGCTTGCATTATTCCATTCTGGACCTACGCTACGGATAACACGGGCCATTTAGCTGGCCGTGGATCGTACCCGCCACCGGAATGCATCCGGGTCCCACTTCTATAACGAATGGCCGTTATCCCCTTATTCAAAGCAAGCCGACTGGAACCTTTCTCCTCTGGTCATTTTGTTGCCATGTGGGCAATTATTGGCATTCCTGTCGCAGTTCTCCTCATTCTTTATCGTTGCAAACCCAGTATCTTCAGCACAATGAGCGAACACACTCTCGACTGGGTCCGAGACAAGGCGATCGGCTGGAGCCATACACCTCCAAGGAATAAGATCGACACCCACCATCATTGTGTACCTTCATTCTATGCAAAGGGTAGGATATCGATTAATTCTCAGCTCTTATATTCCCATAGCTGACATTGTTATAGCGGTTGAAGAGCAAGGAGGGGATCCGAGTGGTTGGCCAACTCCTCATTGGAGTTCGCTGGCTTCCAAGCTGCTGATGAAGCGCGTGGGAGTTAAAACGGCAGTCCTTTCTGTGACAGCTCCAGGTGCTTGTATAATGCCAAGCCGTTCGGAACGATCGCAGCTGGCGAGAAAGTTGAACGAATACTCTGCCGAGCTTCGAGACAAAGACCCAGAGAGCTTCGCCTTTTTCGTGTCATTGCCCAACATTCTTGACACCGAGGATGCACTGGCGGAGATTGCATACGGATTAGATACTCTCCATGCCGACGGGGTCACACTCTTCACTCGATACGGCTCCACCAACACCTATCTTGGTCATGCTGATGTTGAACCCATTTGGGCTGAACTGAACAGGCGAGGCTGTGTGGTTTTTATTCATCCAACTCACCCCGTCGATACAAACCCCGTGAATTCAAGGCTACCGCAGCCGTCCATTGACTATCCTCATGAAACAACACGCACAGCCATGGACATGATCACCAACAAAACGCGACTCAAGTATCCCCGCTGCAAAGTTATACTGTCCCACGCAGGCGGAGCTCTACCATATATCATCTCGCGCGTGACGACTCCTATGAGCAAGGCACCAGACTTTGCAGTCTCCCATCGTATGGGAATAACACACGACCAAGCAATGGAATCATTCCGTAGCTTCCACTTCGATTTGGCCTTAAGTGCGTCACCGCAAGTCCTGGATATgctgttgaagatggttccCCATGACCATATTTTGTACGGGAGTGATTTCCCCTATGCGCCGATAACCGCATATCCGGCTTTTCTTGAGGCGCTGGAGTCGTATGAAATGGATCCGGAGTTGAGGGATATGATC includes the following:
- a CDS encoding uncharacterized protein (predicted protein), which codes for MPLKAVDEGKRRSRTRSKIALACNSCREKKIRCDGTKPICGPCVRRSYRNDQCVYNPENSRSTSRDEYLHALHQRIKDLEDICSRAGVVVHNPSTPQSGLPLDSTGHGETPPQGASLSSAPRHSEHESMGQNPTPVTSNTRLAPACILPGTQGEHDNSHTRSAEEDATDIYESPLFDEGEGHIAGMGQIILSGAGSEEQRGSTRLQYYGTSSTASLMRFAWQRMPSRPAGTSAETRYSRLQDTSDNYGIDDFLLPPRAFADQLVKHFFDKVFNLYPFFHRPSFEAAYRNLWRAEDEPIIAAPTVLQVGLGSSAESGPKSIVFQCALNLIFALGCQFADIAPEEAEAVANSFFLRAKKFIGLDFLDINTLGVVQTLLITALFLQSSPYPSRCWHSVGNACRVAVVLGLHRSDILATLSPLESEIRRRTWHGCVMMDIPSMTSHLAPVPRPDGLKTYERQEGGEEPSLMAFYNESIKLYDILDIILADIYQAWSGRLRRDQLQTSNMNLGSLDIVLRVEKELAFFEANLPPFLKWISGPPEGLSCPESNTAISQQRNVLRARYIHLHLLLYRPIFTQLYSNRNSSCGLEMQRPLYSSMFSKCATACVTTAIDLTHLVQETYQTKATDAWWYNGFYQSTLGKTRDAWKEAISILESMTTFCRSATNTLQFLQAAYHQAVPNGQQQVVVEGDASQIHQTSNSCDLPNSGPTQISTFDWEEFAESMVPGLDDLGFLTEFNFHGALE
- a CDS encoding uncharacterized protein (predicted protein), with the translated sequence MKNLVDLHGTVKGCFLVSPLTSFDFTTAAYQKRFNADILSRKVVHKWGDYLVENSPWLEEISAGSGWGMALDVPESWWRNFKAVDRILLTGGYEEVFSDHIQQLGNMLKRQSQGTVTLHMGNETHDTPLMDFISGRRPSETTNTITSFVISCFKG
- a CDS encoding cytochrome P450 (cytochrome P450 CYP2 subfamily); translation: MGASIHAHISAAANESPITAAFVSIAACLGLIFLIIQEIFKPVGKRRSPQGKKWKLPPGPQGVPIFGSLLYLQKVREDEEHRIHKDLAKYGEMTTLHLGSKTWILLNSKRVVSEIIAKRGSLTNGRSPMPIASGIVSRDGRSLLLPPAQWMEKRRVMHSLLSGTAMKQYGSWQELESTQMLAEYLFQPERWYRHHYRYANSVVHRIALGERLVKSGKELAELQDVVTHFVGSIGTSLVDWFPELDKLPRMLQPWRKHWEKLGDWNEEVYKSWWIPAREKVENGTAPPSWVRDVLLHPDTKFTGNDQEAMYVALQLLEAGSDTTREALNIFAMAALCFPDKFQKAREEVDSQCSTTKNFRLPGIDDLGNMPYICAMIKELLRWRPIFSFTPDHVLTSDMEFEGYNFPAGVGFVINEIPVCNECEDPEDFKPERWLDGHETDAAHGLWQFGGGRRICVGYRLAFQGLFINVARLVFCYNYEAAGPYDSKRLNHHKTVEPFPVKVTPRSEQHTSLILEEGARLGVLEDAKRLI
- a CDS encoding amidohydrolase family protein (predicted protein) → MSEHTLDWVRDKAIGWSHTPPRNKIDTHHHCVPSFYAKAVEEQGGDPSGWPTPHWSSLASKLLMKRVGVKTAVLSVTAPGACIMPSRSERSQLARKLNEYSAELRDKDPESFAFFVSLPNILDTEDALAEIAYGLDTLHADGVTLFTRYGSTNTYLGHADVEPIWAELNRRGCVVFIHPTHPVDTNPVNSRLPQPSIDYPHETTRTAMDMITNKTRLKYPRCKVILSHAGGALPYIISRVTTPMSKAPDFAVSHRMGITHDQAMESFRSFHFDLALSASPQVLDMLLKMVPHDHILYGSDFPYAPITAYPAFLEALESYEMDPELRDMINFGNAMKLFPRLSTPRGGSL